In Deinococcus psychrotolerans, a genomic segment contains:
- the ispF gene encoding 2-C-methyl-D-erythritol 2,4-cyclodiphosphate synthase, with product MSAQPLPYRIGYGEDAHRLAAGRPLILGGVEITGAERGPVAHSDGDAALHTLSDALLSGLALGDIGQYFPDTDPKWAGLNSADILRRCLELVRERGYAPANAALVVTLDTPKLGSKRAEIAQRIAGLLGLDSSEVGVSFKTSEGLAPDHIQARATILLVRL from the coding sequence ATGTCAGCACAACCGCTCCCCTACCGAATCGGCTACGGAGAAGACGCCCACCGCCTCGCTGCTGGAAGGCCTCTGATTCTCGGCGGCGTCGAAATTACCGGTGCTGAGCGCGGCCCGGTGGCCCACAGCGACGGCGACGCGGCCCTGCACACCCTCTCCGACGCCCTACTCTCGGGCCTTGCGCTGGGCGACATAGGCCAGTATTTTCCCGATACTGACCCAAAGTGGGCGGGCCTCAACTCGGCAGACATCTTGCGGCGCTGCCTTGAGTTGGTGCGCGAACGCGGCTACGCGCCCGCCAACGCCGCCCTGGTCGTGACCTTGGACACCCCCAAACTCGGCAGCAAACGCGCTGAAATCGCTCAGCGAATCGCCGGGCTGCTGGGACTCGATTCCAGCGAGGTGGGCGTGAGTTTTAAGACTTCCGAAGGCCTCGCGCCCGACCATATTCAGGCCCGCGCCACCATCCTTTTGGTTCGGCTATGA